ATATTGCGGGAAAGTCACGATATTGAATTCGACTTCCAAGGCTTCCTCGTTTGCCCTCCGGATAATTCTCTTTATCATATCCACGTCGCGCTGCCACCAGCCGACCGAGATTATATTGAATCGATCGCCATCAGGCTTTTTGTCAGGGGGTGTAAAGTATCCCGTATCAACGCCATGGGGCAGATAATAAACATTTTTTCTGCCCGTGAACTTCTCCATGTATTCCAGTTGGTTCAGGCCGCATACAATAATAGCATCAGCGGTTGCAACGATAGATTTGTCCTTGATGACTTCTTCGAACAAGTCCGGCGGCTGATGATAGGTCACTACGATCTTGCTTCCCGAACGGAATGGAAGTCTTCCTCCCCAATAAAAATCATCCTCTCCATACAAATAGTGATAAATCCCTCTTCTAAGCGGAAGATTCAACGCAATCTGAATCTCCTTGGCGAAGGACTCCTTATTGTACCAGCCGCCGACCCAAGTCCATCTTTTCAGTTTTTCTTCAGGGATTCTATTGAGTATGTTTTCAACTGTCTTTCTGAAAGAAACGCTTAACGATTTTGACGGTAAATATTTTACCAACTGATCATAACCGGAAAAGGAAGAATGGTGAGGAATTTTTTTAAAGATGTTGTATATATTCATGCAATAAATCTCATAACCTTGAATTTGCTCCCATGTGCTTGATCACTCCTTCTTTCTTGTTATTGCTTTTTCATAAGAAGCCAGATTCCTGGGGACTATTCTGTTGCAATTTCTGCATGCGCCATAATATTCTCCACTGATCATTCCCCTTCGATACCTCTGTGCTTCCTCTCCGTTCCAGATTTCTTCTATGGAAGACTCTTTCAAATCTCCGATTGGCGTCAGTCCCTGACAACACAGCAGCACCGACCCATTCTCAAAGATCTGTATTGTATTCCATGGATCTGAGCAAGGGAGTTTTTCATAATCTACTGACTTATTTGCAAGATTACGCGTTATTCGGTTTTTCATCATGCCCCAGTATGAATGCTTCTTTGGGACGGGCACAACTGAAATATCGTCGGATATTCGCCGTTCTTTATCCCTGTTAAAATACAATTGAAATATTTCGTCGTATATCTCTACTTCGATGCCGGTCCGCATTCCAAGATGCCGTACTTTGGGAAGCAACTCCCGTAGAATATCCGCTTCAGCATCCTCAGGCTTGATAAATT
Above is a window of Syntrophaceae bacterium DNA encoding:
- a CDS encoding glycosyltransferase family 4 protein; this translates as MNIYNIFKKIPHHSSFSGYDQLVKYLPSKSLSVSFRKTVENILNRIPEEKLKRWTWVGGWYNKESFAKEIQIALNLPLRRGIYHYLYGEDDFYWGGRLPFRSGSKIVVTYHQPPDLFEEVIKDKSIVATADAIIVCGLNQLEYMEKFTGRKNVYYLPHGVDTGYFTPPDKKPDGDRFNIISVGWWQRDVDMIKRIIRRANEEALEVEFNIVTFPQYFEHYGGLKNVNLYSGISDDELKRMYQNADALLLPMKDCTANNAILEAMACGVPVLTTDVGGIRGYVDDSFAVLSGAGNDSELYEAVLELSGNVQKKTDMSKAARIKSLEFDWNVVGKQMLQIYNLIWNH